The Pyrus communis chromosome 14, drPyrComm1.1, whole genome shotgun sequence sequence CCACAAATTCTGGAATcgattaattaatttgtacgTTGCGGTTCGGTTCTTCCTCCACTTAGTTGTTTCACTAATCTGTTGGCGTTTAATCTGATTTATATGCCAGGGTGGTATACCTGAACCTTCATTGGGATTTAACTGTGTTGGAGGCAATGCTGCTTCTCTGGTTCTTAAATTTTTGGGGTAACATGATTTGCCGTACTATATACTTTGAACAGTGCAACGTTTTTTCAAGTGGTATTAAAACTTGACGTTCTTATGAAAATGTAATGTTTTTCTGTTTAAGGCGTGGTGGAACTATGGTAACATATGGTGGAATGTCTAAGAAACCTGTTACTGTATCAActtcatcttttatttttaaggtAAGTCAATTTGACATTTGTGGCTTTTACTTTTTAGAGGAAAGTATATTGCACACAgaaacttcaaatttttatttctcCGCTGAGAACTGCGAGTTAGTGTGGGTGTGATGAGGAGTGAAGGAAAACATGTGGAAATGACAAGGGATGCTACATTAGAAATAAACGGACGTGGGAAAACCATGAAATAGGAAAGGGAACGATAACAAAAGCACATAAGAAAATCTGATtactacaaagaaggaaaacaGTTAGATCGTACCATTAGAGGTCAAAAGATTGAAGGTTGCATGTTccaaaaaaaggattgagtAGACCCGGTATCATTATATATGCATTTATGGCATATTTAGTCTTGAACTATTCTGGCAAGTTTTCTTGAGTGTTAGTTTTATAAGCCTAGGAGATTAATTTGATTAGAAATTTAAAGTTGTACAGTTACAGAAATCCTTTCTGGCATTTAAAACCCAGATTAGGTTAGCTCTTTATGTGGCGTAGCCGCGGAGATGAAGGGAGAAATAGGAATTATCTGTTGGGGTATGGTGGGTTGTCATGTTGGTTGGCGAGCCTTTGGGTTTCATAGTTTTAAAGCGACACAATTTTTTTACCCACCAGTTTCCGTTAGTAGAGAAATTTCTCATTAGTTCCACAGATTAATGTATCTGTTTGTGATAATTTCATTCTGCTTGTGTACTGTCTCATATATCTCCGTGTGTAGGATCTTTCCTTGAGGGGATTCTGGTTGCAGAAATGGATGAGTACAGAAAAGGCATTTGAGTGTAGAGTTTTGATAGATCACCTCCTGGACCTAGCACGCGAAGGGAAGTTAAAATACGAGTAAGTTCTCTTTCGTCCGCTATACACTTTCGGCTTCTTTTCTTCctccaatttttcaaatttcaactgCTGTATTTTTAACATTTAGAGGCTTTCCCTGTTTGTAGGATGGAGCTGGTTCCCTTTGACAATTTCAGTGCTGCACTCGATAAGGCGCTTGGGAAACAAGGGAGCCAACCGAAACAAGTTATCAATTTTCAGCTGTAAGCATGACGTGAGGCTTTTGTTTTGGCGATCCTTGGTTTTGTTGGAAGGTGGTGGACTTTACGTCATATGTGGGATCTCCCAGTACATAATGTAATTGTTAGCATAAATGGAAATCGACATTTACGGCATTTACTTCCTACTGGATTGGTGAATGCACATATGCATGTAAGTGTCAGAGTTGATGATTCAAACAAGTGGGGAGGCCTTGAAACTTGCTACTTTAAAAACCTAGCTAGCCTTTTTAACACCGACAACCCCAATTTAACACACCTATGTTCAATCGTAAGTGAGAGACAAGTAAGTTCCAGAGAAAAACGCATTATCGTTAAAAAGATATCCAAATGCTAGAAATTGATCAAACGTGTAAACTTAcgaaattaaaagagaaaacacttaaacataggAAGCAATTACATTGATAGAGTTTGCCCGATTCATACtcttcttcggttcttcctcGCATTTCGTTTGCAGTCCAAGAAACTCAAATAGCCATGACAACAACATAAGGATGTCAAATTATTAGAGAGACGGGCTGAAGGCTCATCTCTAACAACTGTCTGCACAGTCCATGTGAGATTTTGTCACAAAAGACCTCATTACTAGTTGGAGTGAgattaagatatttaaactctgCCTTATTATTAGTTGAAGTGAGATTAGGATATTTAAATTCTTATTTTCTCAAAGATACGGTTAATATGGGATAtttcaacaaacaatattagACTTCGAAGTTTTAGAGGGGATAAAAGAGTGATATTTTGCCATTTCCTCCCTGCTTGGAAAACGAAGTGACACGTTTTTGaactatacatatacatatatatatatatatatatatccacgtttcagttctcttttttattaaaagtttgtaacCAGTTTAATAAGTGtaactttctttattttttatctccAATTAGTGACCTCTATATGCACGCCAAAATGAAGAAAACCATCTAATTAATACAATAACCTTCcactttttctttataaaaaatttccccGCATCACcgaagtttaaaaaaaaaaaaattacaataaacttccacaaataataagaagaaagaaagaaccaGCAAAATATATAAAAGATCATCAAGATTCAAGCATTGTTCAAAAACCTTTATTAATTAACCTCATTTAATACATGACGAAGAACCTAATATTACAAAGGAGAATAGTGAACATCatccatcttcgaaggcttggcgcaaaagaaaaatgcaagaaCGAGTGCACAAGTGGAAGCAGCCGCCAGACCTAGCATAAGAAACCAATTCTCTGTTGCCTCCTTGAGCCAAGAAACTCCACCAGAACTAACATCATCTTTCGCAACCACGTCGTACTCTGGATACCTTAGGGTTTGAAAAGCCGGATCGAACAAGTCTTCAACCCCGTGAACAATCAGCCGTCCATTGTTATAGAGATCCCATTCAGTGACTTTGACTAGGTTAAGAGAAGCATATCCATGCGTGCCGGCCGGTAGGGAAGTAACGACGAGAGGATGACCGGGCAGGAGAGTGTCGACCTTGAGGCCGCGATGGAAGGAGGCCTCCATGGAAGCCTTGTCCACCTTGAATGGAACAGCATGGTACTTAAGGAGTGTCAATGGGGGCTGTGGGTACTTGGAGTTGAAGAAAGCTTTGTCTTGTGGGCAAAAGAGGGTAACAGTGCTGTTAGGGTTTACAGCCTCAAGAAGGATGTCTAGGGTAAGTGACATGGCATGATACCCTTTGTCGGAGAGGATGACTGATACCAAACCGCCGTTGATTATCTCGGATGGTTCGCGTTGGTTCGTTTCTCCGTAGGGTTGGACGGCTTCAGCTTGCATGGTGTTGGTAACAAAGAGAGGTGAGGTGAGAAGAAGAACGAGAAGAAAACGGAGTGCAAACTTGGGATCCATGGGACAAGAGAGCTAGGTCTATAGGGCTATATAATTGCATACAACAAGAGATTTAGAGAGAGTTTGATGAAACAAAACGTGAGGCGGAACCGCATATTTATAGTACTGAGCCAGTTTCTTTATCCTATCCTAATTCTAATTGATTTCCAAATCGTAAAGggatatctttttctttctggaAATATAGTCTCTGCGATTTCCAATTTTTCTTGGGTTTTGGGGCCAAAATATAATGTCCACTTGAATAATCACTTGGGAGTTGGGATCCATGTAAATGTAATGACTTCTCCAAAAATAAATGTAAACAATTGCTAATTAGCCGGACATAATAGAAAAActtatctctattaattaataaaacacttattgtcaactaaaatcctatgaaattaccagtttaaccttTTAATTAAagcagaacatgaataagaaatatggggtagaaatgtaatttcacacaaccaaattttgcttttttttttcttttcaaaacccCACCTACAtttaatcctaacatatctctaattaaaaattaaaaaataaaaaataaataaaaaataaaaacttctgactcccacattctctatcactctcttcctctctctttctatttcaaaaacaaaattaaaaaattttctcacactttgtgtgtgcccatatgctagtaatGACTTGTATTAACacaaaaagcaaaacaaaaaataaaaaaagacctGGTCCTAAGCTATATCATTCATATTTAATCACCTGCGCCTAGCAGTTTACCTTTGTGGAAAGGATAATTCATTTGGATCGGCGTGAAAGTCCAACTACATTGCATTGCCATAATTCATGTTGTATATTTGACAGAAGGTGACCCCTTGCTTCTTTTGTGTTACAATCCTCTTCCTGTTGCGCCCCTTTCTTCTCAGTCCACAGAGACAAAATGTAGGATTGGTTCCAACAGTTTCACGGAAGAAAAGACTCGCTGAACGAGATCACTAACTAATAATATTAATGAAAATGCTAATATGATAGAAAAACtatcttttatatataaatatccCTTCGACACAACATAGGTCATTGAAAGGATCTCAAAGACCCACCAAGGCACGAAAGCCAAGATTTTTCGGAAAAACGATTCCTATTCGAAGAGTCACCGTATTAATCCATTTTTGAGCTATGTTTCACCGCTACAATGTACTAGTTGTATGCAAATCATTCCAAAGGGACCATATACCGCATAGCTTTCTTGTTTGACATGCTAGCTTTGTCAACTGTCACATATTTATGCATATTATGTGAATGCTAATTTACTCAAAAAGGTTCATAAGAAACTCCAACCGAAAAAGTACAAAGATGAAAACAAACTAGCTGAGCTATCTTCCCCGCTATATTCTTACTTTTATTTGGTTTCGAATCATATTGCATTTACAATATACAAACCACGTCAAATCCAAAGAAGGCCGGGAGAACCAAGCCTTCTCATATACCACACCAACCCTAAGCTCTTACTGGATTCTCAGATTGAATCAATCCAGAAGCTTCACATTACCATATCACTCTCGTTATGAAACCGCCGTTTCATCCTCTCAACACAAAGGAGAACCCCGTCTCCCCTAGTTGATCTTCTTATATAGAATCTCCTCACAAATGAGTTACATTACCAACCTTCCGCAACCAAAAGCATCCTTCAAATGCGATGCTGGTCGGtggaaaacacaacataaagagAATACAGGTCGCAGTCGACAAAATTATCCCAACATATTGTCTGGATTGAAGTGTAGAGACTCCCTCCATATAAGCTCCTTTATATCTTCTTCATCCAGGGATGCCTGCTCAAAGTCAAAGACGAATGGAGATGGGCAGATAGGCTCCTCATTGATCTCGTGAAGACTTGATAAAAATGGATGGTTCAGTGCTTCCTCCACTTTTCGTACATAGTGAACCAAAAAGATAAATGTGAGTACCTTGAAGGTGAATGAGAAAAGATTGAGTGTTATTTAATGGTATGAGGCTTACCAGTAATACGTTTGCTTGGATCAAAAACTAGCATTCTTTCTGCAAGATCAATTGCCAGTGGCGAGACATTTGGGATTTTCTCGGCAAAGGGTTGCTTTGGGACATGTGGGAGCTGCTTAACATACTTCCTAGCATTATCACTTCTTAAAAAGCCAAGATCTGAATCATCTGGTGAACCTAGCAGCTGTATTGAACAATCAAGAATTTGAAACAtcaaaactataaaattaaCAGCATAAACTTCCAAATTCTGTAACTAGTTCTGACATCCCTTGTAAAGAATATCAACAATAAACAATATGCTCTGCTGACGCTAAATCACATCTATCAAGTTCAAGAGTCGCTAGAGAATATGACGAAAAGTGCATATACCTCAGTTATGAGACTCAACTGCTGAACATAGTCTTTACCAGGAAACAGTGGTTCCCTCCTAAGAATCTCCATGAAGATGCACCCTACTGACCAAATATCAATTGCTGCAGTGTATTCTGAACAGTTGAGTAGTAACTCAGGGGCTCGATACCAACGAGTTACAACATATTCTGTCATGAAATCTGTCTCTGATGTAGTTCTTGCAAGCCCAAAGTCACAAATCTTAAGGTCACAATTTGCATTGAGAAGCAGGTTACTTGGTTTCAGGTCACGGTGCAAAACATTTGCAGAGTGTATGTACTTCAATCCCCGCAGTAATTGATACAAGAAATACTGCAAGAAACATTATATGGTGCTTAAAATTTAAGTGATTTAAACCTTGATTTCAACATAACTTTCAAGGTAATCTACTACACTTTTGAGTATATACATGTTGCGAATACAACATGGCCAATACATAGTCTACATATAATCacgagagggagagggagagagaaccACAGAGAAGCATGAAATTTCAGAATTgcagcaaaacaaacaaaatacaaatcaaATATTCAGTGTGCCTACCTATGTATAATGTTTATGTCTGGGTTACCAGGTATCAGACTTTTAGGTCATACTAAAAAGCCTGTGACACAGTGTCGTACATGGTCTCTTACTTTATTCAAGCAAACGTATATGTCAAAATGCAAAGATACTGGATAATTAACAACAGCATTCACTTTATTCAAGGGACCAGTAGCTCTTTTTGAACAGCGAAGAGCTTGATTCATCGATATCATAAACCTAATAGTTTTaccatttgaaattttgaaaataggtTCAACATTCCTTCAAAACAATGTCCACAATATAACAACGCTCAACTTACCTGACAATGATCATCTGTCAAAGCCTGGCTAGAGTGTATTATCTGATTCAAGTCAGTATCCATCAATTCATATACAATGTAAACATCATTGAACTTTTCCCTATCTGCCGGCTTTATGATGTCCTTAATTTTGACAACCTGCAAAACAACAACCCAATTATTTCTTATTTGGGTAATATTTATCATTCAGCTCCATTTGGGTAATTCCAACTTTCCAAAAGGAAGGAACAGCAGATGAGGCTTTACATTGTCATGATCCATATGACAAAGGAGCTTTATCTCTCGAAGCGTCCTTTTCGCATCGATCCTATTGTCAAATGCATTCCCAATTTTCTTGATTGCAACCTCTTCTTTTGTTTCAGAGTTTGTTGCACAGCTGCCATAAGGGAAACATTAACCACCTCTACTCTGAATACTCTCATTGAGTAAAAATCAAGATACACATCAACACATATTCACCATAAACTCTCTCAAACTTATAAAACAACTAAACTAACAATATCTCCACTTCAAATACAAAAGCAACcgaaatataaaaaacaaatcGAATACTGGGTCATTGAATTTGAATCCAAAATCGATCCTTTTGGGACCCAAGAAAGGCAAAATCCCAGAAAGCTAAAGCCTACCCAGTTCAATTTCGGAACCAAACTTTTCAAATCCAAGCTCAAAAGTTCAACCCTGCTATTCCCAGAATCCAAACAGATACCATTTCTAAGCCAAAAACCAATGTCAAAACAGAAACCAAAAaaagtgtagagagagagagaaagagataggTACCAGACGATGCCGTATGCACCGCGACCGACTGGATGAATAGGAGGGGCATATTTGGCGGAGACTTCAAACAGATTACCCAGAATGTTGTACTGTACATACTTGCCTCCGTACAGAGAAatcccttctttgtttgcttgaTTAGCTTCAATATTCTCAGACTCCatctctttccttctttccttctAATTCTCCGAGagaaaggaataaaaacaagaaaaaggaagCCCTGCCGAGTTCTCACATCGACAAACacaggagagggagagagagatatagAGATGGAAAAGGTCGAGTGATCGCCTGAAAATGGTGAGTGAAAGCTATGGAGGGGCCATTTGGCACCACCTCTGCCTTACAGCCACCAATATCTTCtgctttttttgtttcttttggatTCCAACTTTTGAACTTTCAAATTTGAACGTGGAAAAAGAAAGGACAGTGAGTCAAGAAATCATAAGTCAATTTttgatcttttctttttggagGCAGATTCTCGGTcctctcactttcactttcCGTGCCCTTCTGTTCgattaaatcatatcaatattttatattattatatttttttatcttattatctttataaaaacaacaatataaaatattgacatggcttaaccgtgaccacataaaACAGGAGGACACGAAAGTGAgagggcagagaatctgcctcctttctttttcttgggtcAAACAAAATTCCAATTTTCTTTCTGTTAAAACTtagaaatctctctctctctctctctctctgagagAGACCTTCCCTCTGTTTGAGGGTTGttctcaccctctctctctctgagagAGACCTTCCCTCTGTTTGAGGGTTATTCTCACCTATCTATGTGAGTGGTTCCCAATCGAGTTCAATTCTGGTGTCGCCGATCCTAGCTCCGGCTGAGATCGgtgggttttcttttgtttctttctctctctctttctctttctcttctttccattcactgtttttttttcccttggtTTTATTGGCCGATTTGCCTTCTTCTCTCCCCTCTGCTGTCTCTCATCCATATCCATCCAATTTCCAATCTTCTGTCACCCTTTGCCATGATTTGTTGCGATGTTTCTAGTTGGTGTGTATTGATCTGGTGCTTCTACTAGGTCAGGTGTTCCTTGCACCAGcaccttctctttgttgtttgcCTTTGTTGGCACTGTTGCTCGTGGACTACCATGAGCTTCTTTCACTTGGCTGCAGATTCTCAGTTGTATGTAGCTATTCTAGGAGTGAAGCTTGGGATTGGCTGCTGGTATCGATGAGGCGAGGCTTAGTTTGGGGAACGAATTTGGCTGGATCGACATGCATGACTGTTGTTTTGGTGGTTGCAGCGGCGGTTATGGAGGAAGATGCAACAGATCCGGTTGTTTctgtgttttcttttgttttggtctcAACTTTTGGTTGGGCCactgttgtttgtttgtgttttttgtttttgggcctCTGTGTTGTAAAATTTGGGCATTTGTATTGTAATATTTGTTGTTGGTAATGAATGGTACCTttgatccaaaaaaaaataaaaaaaaaacttagaagaTTAGTCTTCGTGAGCCCAAACTATGATTAGGCCCATAAGGCTGCAGCTTGGATGGAGCTGCCTTCTGGGTTGGGTTGCACAGGAAATTACAAACTAGGAGTGGGCCTTCAAACTCTCTAACAACAAAATGTATTCTTCTtctctaacttttttttttctttttttttttcaagagatAAATAAAGTGAAACGAGATTTGAGTTTCAAGAGGCATACTAATAAATAAGCCATCCAATAAATATGATGCATTTAAAAGGATGCACGTCCCACCTCTTGTGATAACTTATCTTAGctgtattaattttataattgaaatcgttcaaatttttaatcttatttgAATATCATCCATACAAATAAATCAAAGTGAAAATTATTTAGCCATTCAAAcgtatcaaataaatcaaagtGAAACTtgtttagtcatccaaatgtatcaaataaatgagTGGTTCATTATGAATATGTTAATTGGTACTCACATAATAAACGATTTTCGATTCAAATGTTTTTTGTTGTACacataattttcaaatgaagattaagaaattgaatagtTCCAATTATTTCGGCACCGGTGCGACATGTGCGTTCCCTCACGGTGGATGAAATTATTATCCTATTTGTTTGGTGTGACTAAAAGCTCCcaataaaatttgaaactaaTTAACTCTATTTTTCTATCACAGAaataaaaatagtaatataaaattgCAGTAAAAAATACTTATATAAACACAATTAGATGGGGGTTTTTTGGCTTATAAAACAATAGGTTCTGAAATCATGCCCTTATCAATTAAGGATAAGTGCCCCACCTATCACGCTAGgctttaatttttgttgtgttttgcatttaaatgtatttatacgAAGATCATGACTTCAGTTATGTACTGGAGTTTGGTGGCACCTAtggttttattatttaattccATTTATTCtttcaataaaaataatttcattttagatcctcttcggatcagTTTTATGGGAATACTCGGCATCAATTGGTCTTATCCGTTGATATAAATCCGACGGCCAAATCatcttctcctttctctcttccccatcAACTTCTTTCTCCCCCACCACCACACCCACCGTTATTAACAAACCCCAAATCCAATTGTAGGTCTTTGTTTCTCTCTATAATTCTTCTACAGTTATGAAAAAGATCTTTGCCACCAAAAGACATTGTTTTACACGCCCCTCTCTTTGTTGTTTTGTTAATATTGACTGAGATTTTAGAATCGAGGGACCATCAATTAAGGGATGTGGCGGTGCTAGGGCTCATTTTGGAGAGGGTAGAGTGAGAGCCTGCAATTAGGGGTTGTGGGTTGAGTGTGTTGTGGCAGTGTTGGGGTTGATTTTGAGGTGAGGTTGAACTTGATTTGGAATTTAGGTGACTAGTGGTTCAAGGTTGAGAGGTTTGAAGCgacaaataaagagaaaactTAAGGGAAAGAGAGGAAAAGAGATTTCGTCCATTGAATGTGTATCAATCGATGAGATTCATCGGTCCGTATTATCTGCATCGTACTAATCATGGAATCTCAACAAGTCGTGGGCTTTCTTTCCTTatcttgaatcaaaacaaacgAAAAAGGTAGCAAAGTCGTGGGCTTTCTTTCCTTatcttgaatcaaaacaaacgAAAAAGGTAGCAAAGTAGTATTAAGAAATTCTTGTTGTCGTTGGAACAGTAGTATGAACATTCATCAAACTTACTACTTTCGCTTGGTAGAAAAGAAACTTAGGGTCTATATATACATCTGCATCCTGAAAAAATTGGCTCATAACGCACCTAGTCTTGCAACACGTGGCAAAGCCCCGTACGGATTGAATTAAAGATTCGAAGGTGAAAGATTTTATTCCTTTTCCGTCCGATTTTTCTATCCTCGTTGAGCTGTTGATATCCAATGTATGTAAACCTAGACCACTTGAAAAGAGTCAAGTCCGGCGTTTGAGgaattgttcttgatatgtatCCATCTCTCCATTCAACTCAGTATCATACCGCAATCAATAAAAAAAGTTCAATATATGTGACGCACAAGAAAATAAATAGGTATTTTCCCTTCACATTAACTATGTAGATACGTAACTTAACGACATATACAATATAGTTTCGACCAATTTCACCTTCAAATTAATTGCAATCGAACAACTTATTAGGTAATGCGTAGtttagtttgatttaagtgaaaAATAGTGAagattatttgaatttttttcatcaATATATATAAAAGGGTGATTCCAAACCAACAAGTCTTCCTGCTTTGCAAGGGTCCTGGTGGTGAAAGGGAACGTTTATTGTGCGCATCGGTACCCTTACTTTGCAAAGAGGTTGATTCCACGACTCAAACCCATGACCTTTCGATCACAAATGAGCAACCTTTCTATTGCGCCAAGACTCGCTCTCTTCCATTAAAATATAGGGTAATACTTGGCTACTAAAAAATAAGTAGGactcctactcaaaatttctcaaaattgttcgttgtcaatttatagaacttcatgtttataatcaaaaccgtttatattataaattaccCTATAAAGATCGCATTTGCAAAAagtcaattaaaactaaagttgtttagtcatcaaactatttaaaaacaaatgaacagtATTGGTAAAAACATTACAAACTGTCTATGTATTtactacaatagattgactaaacaattttagttttaatttattttttgcagagatgatctttacaatgtgattcataatatgaatgATTCTAATCATACGCACAAAGCTCTGTGATTAAAAtactaagagttttgagtaggagttcctactcatccTTGAGTAGCCAATTACTATTCTTTATATAATTCTTTTGACGTTCTATATTTGGTTAGATAAATATCTTTTGTCAATGTACGAGACTTGTGGCCAGTGGTAAAAAGCGAATTACGAGActttcttaaaattaaaaattggggTCTTAGGTTCGAAACCCGCTGCTGGTATGGAAGCTAGACTTGTGGTCATGGGGAGGCTGAAATACTTCTGTGAGTCTTCCCGACCCCCAAAAATGATAGATAACTATGACTTACCACTAGTTGAcccccttttaaaaaaaaaaaaaaaaattgtacgaGACTTGTGATAAAAGAAATGCCAACAACACACATGAGGTTAATTAGTCAATCCTTCACACTATTATATAACGTTGGACTTTAATTGAATTTCGGATAACAATAACGTTGGACTTTAATTGAATTTCTTCCACCCACATCATTATTTTCTACTCCTACATATATCGCGACGTGCATGTTCCATGCACACAAGTCCTTTTAGAGGGAGACTAATTTGTTTGGGAGCAATTACAATTGGTCGTCTAATTTTGATTTGTATTGTGTCACATGATTGATTGTCACTCATTCACACCGTAATAAGTTGTCATTAACACCCGCATGATCGATTGTTGTTACAAGCAAAACAACATGGCTAGATTCCATAACTCCctaatttgtccaaaaaaaaagaaaaaaaaattccataacTCCCTAATATATGGAAGAAAGGGATCCCTATTCAACTTCATGTGATGGAAGCATATTGTGATCCCTCCTCCctgtgatgtttttttttttttttttttttttttttcaagaaacgATAGCAGTATTTCATTGATCATCACAAACAAATACAAGGGTGTCAATTGGGTACACTGCTCCAGTGA is a genomic window containing:
- the LOC137715281 gene encoding mitogen-activated protein kinase homolog NTF6-like, translating into MESENIEANQANKEGISLYGGKYVQYNILGNLFEVSAKYAPPIHPVGRGAYGIVCCATNSETKEEVAIKKIGNAFDNRIDAKRTLREIKLLCHMDHDNVVKIKDIIKPADREKFNDVYIVYELMDTDLNQIIHSSQALTDDHCQYFLYQLLRGLKYIHSANVLHRDLKPSNLLLNANCDLKICDFGLARTTSETDFMTEYVVTRWYRAPELLLNCSEYTAAIDIWSVGCIFMEILRREPLFPGKDYVQQLSLITELLGSPDDSDLGFLRSDNARKYVKQLPHVPKQPFAEKIPNVSPLAIDLAERMLVFDPSKRITVEEALNHPFLSSLHEINEEPICPSPFVFDFEQASLDEEDIKELIWRESLHFNPDNMLG